From one Dermacentor silvarum isolate Dsil-2018 chromosome 3, BIME_Dsil_1.4, whole genome shotgun sequence genomic stretch:
- the LOC119444800 gene encoding uncharacterized protein LOC119444800: protein MCSLVGEVSAARVGRGIRCTEKPAEDYQVVLPHLPTGASVLNTVFLHGDVKARPYRVEHVRDSLARLSLLPEVVALGAYQMNHLWAVTFKDEEGKKKILAADAFNVKDHRCMVIDPRDQGVRLKLYWLLHGVPDDDVRVALAPFGKVTEISRDKWKVKGCIDKGSTTRSVTLKLKVGVTVDDLPHQLRVAEDMALVFVPGRAPLCLRCRGTGHIRRECRVPRCGICRRFGHDDSQCVRSYASVTGPLRSDVVSEHLMDAADAEEASREYNDGAKTAATPPEASSGAVQEANGGAEPSAAASETMPETTTDDAESKAANTLLSVAQDADQEVTDAEMLTTGSVAAKRPYEDSDNIGKASASGTGEPPTKASTGRRSSVQPKPKLPPDRRVNPTTPPH from the coding sequence ATGTGCTCCCTTGTAGGGGAGGTTTCAGCGGCCCGTGTGGGCCGCGGTATCAGGTGTACTGAAAAGCCGGCTGAAGATTACCAGGTTGTTCTGCCTCATCTGCCCACAGGTGCGTCTGTTTTAAACACGGTGTTTTTGCATGGTGATGTAAAAGCCAGGCCATATCGAGTCGAGCATGTCCGAGACAGCCTTGCGCGTCTCTCACTGCTGCCGGAAGTGGTTGCCCTCGGGGCATACCAAATGAATCACCTGTGGGCAGTGACGTTTAAGGATGAGGAAGGCAAGAAGAAGATATTAGCGGCAGATGCGTTCAACGTTAAAGATCACCGCTGCATGGTCATCGACCCACGCGATCAAGGTGTCCGACTGAAGCTTTACTGGCTGCTTCATGGCGTACCGGACGATGACGTGCGAGTGGCTTTGGCGCCGTTTGGAAAAGTTACGGAAATCAGCAGAGACAAGTGGAAGGTCAAGGGATGCATCGACAAAGGATCAACAACCCGCTCGGTGACGCTGAAATTAAAGGTGGGCGTTACAGTGGATGACCTTCCTCACCAGCTGCGtgttgccgaagacatggcgctcGTCTTCGTTCCTGGCAGAGCGCCGCTCTGCCTCCGATGCCGTGGCACCGGACACATCCGACGAGAGTGCCGCGTTCCACGATGTGGGATCTGTCGGCGCTTCGGCCACGATGACTCCCAGTGCGTGCGTTCTTATGCCAGCGTTACAGGCCCACTCCGTAGCGACGTTGTGTCAGAACACCTGATggacgccgccgacgccgaagAAGCTAGCAGGGAATACAACGACGGCGCGAAGACTGCTGCAACGCCCCCTGAAGCTTCTTCAGGAGCTGTTCAGGAAGCGAATGGTGGTGCCGAGCCCTCGGCTGCAGCATCGGAAACGATGCCAGAGACTACAACAGATGACGCGGAATCGAAGGCCGCAAACACGTTATTGTCAGTAGCGCAAGACGCCGACCAGGAGGTAACGGACGCCGAGATGctcacgaccggaagcgtcgCTGCAAAGCGGCCTTACGAAGACTCCGACAACATAGGGAAAGCGAGTGCGTCCGGCACCGGCGAGCCTCCAACGAAGGCGTCGACTGGGCGGCGGTCTTCGGTTCAACCGAAGCCAAAGTTGCCGCCTGACCGTAGGGTGAACCCTACAACGCCTCCGCACTAG